Genomic window (Primulina eburnea isolate SZY01 chromosome 8, ASM2296580v1, whole genome shotgun sequence):
acttaaattttaaaatacaggttttaacatataataaattattaattttaaattttatcacaCCCCCACACTATCTTATTACTAGTCCCTTAGTAATAAAATTTATCGGAAAATCACAACTTAGATTCTTTATTCcttttatatattcaaatacaaacatattcattaaaaacaaaatcataccgatttatatatatatattttcgtttaatataataatatataattagatatgtttttattcttattttcacataatatataaagtaacaatatatatataatttttttttaaatttctaaattttttataataatatagtcaaaaatataattcacaCCACCTACCATAACATGTATAATATCAAGAATATTATTGTAAAAGCCTCAACTCCATATATTCTTTCAAGTCAAAATGTTTAAGGAATAGCTAGTTTtcactcatggagttggaatgaaTATTAACTCTCATTGAAAAAGACTAAGTATTAAAGCAGAcaattaattaaactaatattgaaaacaaaataggaaaatttacaaagaataaaatcacccttttttcttttctttttttttatttattgttttttttttaataacgtGACTGCAAAATTTTACAATAACATAAAATTTTTTATCCAAACATTCtaccataaatatatatatatatatatttatatatatatatgtatatatatatgtatatatataaacatttatatAACGGATACATCCGACTATCTTTGAAACTTATCTAGCACAAACAAatctttttgtttgtttgttttttttttttgaacacAATATTGATGTTTTTAGAACACATTgatagtacatcaatcaaatctaaaaaaaattacaatgaatAAAGTATTTTGCAGTCCGTTATATATTtacttcttttttcttttttttttcaataaataatttttttagggGAGTTATATTCTTGTAATTAACCATTTTTTAAGaatcaataaaagtttattAATTGTTTTCTAATTTCTcaccactcactcacaaaagaTGTGTGAGTATATATTATACTTTTACAAAAGAATTCTTTAAATTATACATGTTAACAACCATACAAACCATATCTTTTAACTATATtctcataaaaaaattagaaattattttttttttgaaaatacatACAATTATAAACACgtctattatattttttatattaattgatcaaaatatatatataaattggtacatatgaaaaactaattttttttagtctttattttgaatataatgaatattaaaatctaGTGTATTGTGATTTTCCAataattattaactaataagTCTCAGGTGCATTTTACTGACACCTTACTCGATATTGaactaaaaattattattattattactatatataagtatatattttaattttttttataaaaaaaataagaggagaagaagaagaagaagaaattattcatACCTTAAAGAAAAACATTAAAACATACCGTTGAATCACAAGTTTAGCAtcacatgaattttcttttcttattttcttttcttactcttggatgttggccaattaagttgagataagGATGGATCTGGTTCATGACTAAATCCTTGCAGTAAATCAATAAGTTCACCTTCACTTGTAGCAGAAACTAACATCCTTCGCGAAGCTAATGAAATAAATCCCTGTTCCACAACATCATCAAGAAACGATAACAGTTTATCATAATAATTGTTAACATTTAACAAACCAATTGGCTTAttgtggatatttaattgtgcccaacaaataatatgaaatatttcttccaaaGTACCGAAACCTCCTGGCAAAGCAATGAAAGCATCTGaatgttcaatcatttgagtaatTCGTTCATACATGTTGTCCACTTTCATTTCTTCTCCTATTGTTGGTCCTGTAAGATTGGCTAAGGTAATCGGAATAATGCCTAAAACTTCACTTCCACCTGCATGCGCAGCTTTTGCAACTTTTCCCATGAGGCCAACTTCACCACCACCATATACCAAATGAATCTTTTTTTTAGCAAGTGTTATTCCAAGATTTTCTGCTACTTCTTCATAAATTGAATCTTTTCCTGCACTAaatccacaaaatacacaaatatttttgattTTACTTACCGTGGACGTTGACATGTTGAGAAATATGTTTTCTGTTAAGCGTAACATGCCAAAAGTCAATATTTGAAcaggaaattattattataaaaagaaaataaaaaatgacaaaattaaaaCAAGTATATACAGCGTAGTTGTGATTGTGGATCACATCTTCCTCTGATTTTACGTTCagtaacggcttcaacgcctactatgagtcgaggatatgtttcccatccaattttcttataaattggcaaacagggtcttttaacgtcagattcccaagacgaaattttgtatatatatttacttaTCTAAATAGATATGCGTTACTACAGTAGAATCTTTGTAAGGCTGATTCCACCGTCCATATTGATATTCCTCCTGTTGAAATTGCCACTATAGTTTAAGAAGTTCATTTTGCACGtatccactagaatgcgtatcAAGAACCTCTAGAAAATTATCCAATGGCTCTTTACTCAGACCATTcttaatgaataaaattttatcttctctattCATTGATGTCATTCCAACATTTTTGCATTTTCCCTTACAAGTCCACCTTGCACATTTATGACATCCACCTATACGTTTAGCTCTTCGCTTTTTGGCATATGTGCTTTTACCAAATCCTGGCATATGAATTCACTTGCTTCCCCAACCAATCGGACTTTTGCTTCAATTATCAAACGGACATCATTCGGTATGTCATACGACATCATCAACCTTAGCCGCTCACATCtagctttataaatttttttcaacgCATTATCAGATAAACAAGCAAAATATTTACGAAGATTCATAATACACGCatccatattattattattattatatatatttcaattattttgggaaaactgaaGAAACCGACTTAaacagtcacggagtaccgttatccgccacttAACCGGGAAATGAACTAGAATCTgcaaaacaaaatgaaaatatcaaaCAACTATTGTGGATCATATAAAGGCAAAAACTCATTATTAAGAATTTCATTTTCTATAAAATGCTTAAGTCTTTGCCCATTAACTTTAAACACGTCattatttttaggattttcaatatcaacagCACCATGTGGATAAACAAATTTGACTAtaaatggtcctgaccacctcGATCTTAGTTTACCTGGAAATTAATGCaaacgagaattataaagcaaaatttTTTGTCCATTTTCAAATGACTttctcataatatttttatcatgaaatgctttagttttatctttataaatctttgaattttcatatgcatcatttcttaattcttcaagttcatttatttgcaattttcttaatttagatgcatcatctaaaataatattaaatgctttaattgcccaataagctttatgttcaagttcaaccgGTAAATGACAATGCTTACCAAAAACTAACCTATATGGTGACATCCCTAATGATGTTTTAAATGCAGTTCTATATGCCCATAATGCATCAGTTAATCTCAAAGACCAATCTTTTCGATTTGGATTAActgttttttctaaaatttgttttatttctctATTTGTAAGTTCAACTTGACCATTactttgaggatgatatggggtagaaattttatgtgtaatgccatattttcttagcaaagaagaaaatgatttatttataaaatgactTCCCCCATCACTAATTATTGCTCTAGGTATTCCAAATcggctaaaaatattttcttttaaaaattttgtaacAACTTTATGATCATTAGTTCTGCATGCAATTGCTTCAATCCattttgaaacataatcaacaccGACCAAAATGTACGTATATCCAAAAGATAATGGaaatggacccataaaatctatcccccaactataaaatatttcaataattatgattggatttaaaggcatcatgtttcgttTTGAAATTGATCCCATCTTCTGACAGTTTTCACAAGATTTGCAAAATAAATGCGTATTTTTGAATAAAGACGGCCAATAAAATCCGCATTGTAAGATTTTTGTAGCTGTTTAATTGGATGAAAAATGACCTCCACATGCTtcagaatgacaaaatttaataacattacTTACTTCATTGTCGGGAATGCATCGTCGAAAAATTTGGTCAGCACAATACTTAAATAAGtaaggatcatcccaataaaattttttaacttctatcaagaatttattattatcctgtgaattccaatgagaaggcattttatttgtcacaagaaaatttacaatgTTAGCAAACCAGGGCTTAATAGTAGCATAAAACAACTGATCATctggaaaattttcatttattagTATTTCATTATGAGATGATTCAGTCATTATTctagataaatgatcggctacaacattttattttccttttttatctttaattataatatcaaattcttgtagcaataaaatccaccgtatTAATCTTGGCTTAGCAtcttgtttatttgataaatattttatggcaGAATGATCGGTGTAAACAATAGTAGTAGAACCAATTAAATAAGATCGAaacttatctaatgcaaatactactgaaagtaattctttttcagttgttgaataatttatttggaCACTATTTAAGGTTTTACTAGCATAATAGATTGCATAaggttttccttcttttctttgTCCTAACACAGCTCCTATAGTataatcacttgcatcacacattaattcaaatggtaaagaccaatttGGAGGTTGTAAAATAGGTGATGTAACTAAaagattaataatttttttaaaagcattTTCACATTTCTGAGTCCATTCAAATTGTGTATCTtttgttaaaagatttgaaattggTTTAAATATTATgctgaaattttttataaaccttCTATAAAATCCTGCATGACCCAAGAAT
Coding sequences:
- the LOC140839086 gene encoding cytokinin riboside 5'-monophosphate phosphoribohydrolase LOG3-like encodes the protein MSTSTVSKIKNICVFCGFSAGKDSIYEEVAENLGITLAKKKIHLVYGGGEVGLMGKVAKAAHAGGSEVLGIIPITLANLTGPTIGEEMKVDNMYERITQMIEHSDAFIALPGGFGIYFISFAKDVSFCYK